The following are from one region of the Siniperca chuatsi isolate FFG_IHB_CAS linkage group LG13, ASM2008510v1, whole genome shotgun sequence genome:
- the LOC122886660 gene encoding myoneurin-like isoform X1, producing MCSVVGCDSWRRSAHRFKLPEDPERRLEWVQFLFEVNGQRLKESSCTDITICSEHFTDDCFENLTPTGMVQLKPSVVPSLCIKPEPDEPEPCQEPVETTEFTSPCDQLKTRDSPSSYSEESGRTSVAAQESPVPSDTSDAFMSDYGQMLQKIVNIDMIREKAALLQMKGKCVVNEKRLLQLFRCKCPSCGCKLQMEKVTYGVLVILNQRCLQCEYRNQWKSQVNASVPTAEDQHLTGGAAAATPETQQTVSTDDNHSTITGVSEIVAVIDEESDPTGETEESGDEGDMDSDEDWNPVEELLPDKELHGESDEESEYEDDDYPHLAPKHSQLCTDCGMFFSRRWPHTCEHKIKPYSCNICGKRCVSEVALNSHSRIHDANYEHRCKYCHVTFKTKVDKITHEQTHVTQGKPYKCPDCSETFPTNKERKIHLEDHRGPQQLKCDICGIEFNRVRSLQRHLTVHTGVKPFKCSVCQRGFNQAGHLKSHMRLHTGERPYKCQHCDKCFNHNVSLKSHVQRYHTSSSGHERKKGKNKTVCDIVDVQENGNEKGTNSGLDNVEEEQDTKEEVQKDRADVPKKKKRSTGRPIGRPKRNAAGSLAGEMQGQCSSSKSAKVKMQKLKRRRCSDEESEDEPTDCDTSFDLTEEEEEEMSEKVTSSTSRSRRRGKNSDLDSDFDPKDSKRKRYSSQNSGKSSGKRRGRPRKNQVVEDT from the exons ATGTGCTCCGTCGTCGGCTGTGATTCGTGGCGTCGCAGTGCGCATCGGTTCAAGTTACCGGAGGATCCAGAGAGGAGACTGGAGTGGGTTCAGTTCCTGTTTGAAGTCAACGGGCAACGACTTAAAGAATCGTCCTGCACCGATATCACCATTTGTAGTGAACACTTTACTGATGACTGTTTTGAAAACCTGACCCCGACTGGCATGGTCCAGCTGAAGCCCAGTGTTGTCCCATCACTGTGTATCAAGCCAGAGCCAGACGAACCTGAGCCATGTCAG GAGCCTGTGGAAACCACAGAGTTTACGTCTCCATGTGATCAACTTAAAACGCGTGATAGTCCATCGTCCTACTCTGAAGAATCAGGACGAACTTCAGTAG CTGCCCAAGAAAGCCCAGTGCCAAGTGATACTTCAGATGCTTTCATGTCTGATTATGGTCAGATGCTACAAAAAATTGTGAACATTGATATGATCAGGGAAAA AGCTGCACTTCTGCAGATGAAAGGGAAGTGTGTTGTGAACGAAAAACGCCTCCTCCAGTTGTTCCGCTGCAAGTGCCCGTCATGTGGCTGTAAACTTCAGATGGAGAAGGTCACCTATGGGGTGCTCGTCATCTTGAACCAACGGTGCCTTCAGTGTGAGTACAGAAACCAGTGGAAAAGCCAAGTCAATGCCAGCGTCCCGACAGCTGAAGATCAACACCTGACAGGaggcgcagcagcagcaactcCAGAGACCCAACAG ACAGTGTCAACAGATGACAACCACAGCACTATCACAGGTGTCTCTGAGATTGTTGCTGTTATTGATGAGGAGAGTGATCCCACGGGTGAAACGGAGGAATCGGGTGATGAAGGTGACATGGATTCAGACGAAGATTGGAATCCAGTGGAGGAGCTTTTACCGGATAAAGAGCTTCATGGTGAATCTGATGAGGAAAGCGAATACGAAGATGATGACTATCCTCACCTTGCCCCCAAACACAGCCAGCTCTGCACAGATTgtgggatgtttttcagcagaCGGTGGCCTCACACATGTGAGCACAAAATTAAACCCTATTCTTGCAATATTTGTGGAAAAAGATGTGTCAGTGAGGTCGCCCTAAATTCTCACAGCAGAATCCATGATGCAAACTATGAGCATCGGTGCAAATACTGCCACGTTACGTTCAAAACAAAGGTGGACAAAATCACTCACGAGCAGACCCATGTAACTCAAGGAAAGCCCTATAAATGTCCTGACTGTTCAGAGACATTTCCCACAAATAAGGAACGCAAAATCCACCTGGAGGATCACAGAGGCCCCCAGCAGTTAAAATGTGACATCTGTGGGATTGAATTTAACCGTGTCCGTTCTCTCCAGAGACACTTAACTGTGCACACAGGAGTGAAGCCGTTTAAGTGCTCGGTGTGCCAACGTGGCTTCAACCAGGCAGGCCACCTGAAGTCCCACATGCGTCTGCACACAGGGGAGAGGCCTTATAAGTGTCAGCATTGCGACAAATGCTTCAATCACAACGTGAGCTTGAAGAGTCATGTCCAGCGTTACCACACGTCGAGCTCCGGACATGAACGGAAGAagggtaaaaacaaaactgtatgcGACATTGTTGATGTTCAGGAAAATGGGAACGAGAAAGGCACAAACTCAGGGCTTGACAATGTAGAGGAAGAACAGGATACAAAAGAGGAGGTGCAGAAGGACAGAGCAGATgtgccaaaaaagaaaaagaggagcaCAGGTAGGCCCATAGGAAGGCCGAAGAGAAATGCAGCAGGCAGCTTGGCCGGTGAAATGCAAGGCCAGTGTTCAAGCTCTAAGAGCGCCAAAGTAAAAATGCAGAAGTTAAAGAGAAGACGTTGCAGTGATGAAGAAAGTGAGGATGAGCCGACCGATTGTGACACATCCTTTGACctaacagaggaggaggaagaggagatgagTGAGAAAGTGACATCGAGCACGAGCAGATcaagaagaaggggaaaaaattcTGACTTGGACTCTGATTTTGACCCAAAAGACTCAAAGAGAAAGAGGTACAGCAGCCAGAACAGTGGCAAGAGCTCAGGGAAGCGCAGGGGACGACCGAGGAAGAATCAAGTAGTTGAAGACACTTAA